Within the Accipiter gentilis chromosome 12, bAccGen1.1, whole genome shotgun sequence genome, the region TTTAAATGCTGAGACTCTATAGGTGAAGGGCTGTTTGATGTAGCAAAGACTTGGGTGAATCGAAGTTGCTAGGCTGCCTGTACAGGGCAAAATAAGAGACACAGATGCGACTCCTATGAGATAGGGTTGGGGCAAAGAACTTGGCAAATGAGAACACCAGCAGTAATCGAAAATCAGTCTCATGGCCATTGGGAAGGGGCAAGGGCTTGACAATATTTGCATGTACTGTTTCAGTATGAATGGTATATATACAGCAACtaatagtgattaaaaaaaaagtgatgagtGTATTTAAAAACATGCAGTGAACAGATGTCAGTAGATGAAACATGAAATataaactgaagtaattttttttttttttaattaagacgACATATAAATGTCATGTCAATTAAAGACAACACACACGTTTCTGGTAGTACTGAAGCtgtaactacaaaaaaaaaaaaaaaaaaaaaaaaaaagacattattgcAGCAGCTCAGAAAGCGCAAGTGAAACTATGGAGTTTTATAGTGCGTTTCAGTTAGATTGACCTGAAGAGGTGCAGGACAAAGCAGGTGCTATCTTTACAGAAAAGCTGCTAGGCAAGTCTGGGGAATGCTGTTTGCTTCGATGGGCTTTCCCTTCTCGAGTCAGCGTTAAGGCCAAGGACTTTTCCCCATACTTACACACTGTTAGTGCTGGAGAATCATAGAaaatctcaagttggaagggatccaTAAGGATCAAGAAATCACACAGCCTGACTCCAAAAAGTGCATACTGTGTTCCAGTTATATTAGGTGTGTTTCCTGCTGgctgtaaagaaaagaaacattcctCCTTTCAGCTGCAGGCCAATacctctttctgttttcagaactTATATGTATTTTGATTGATTACTACCACTCCTGGCCTTTCCCAGCTCTTTCAAGGCTCTGTCTGATTTTACTTAGCAGCTAGCAGTACGTTTGCGTGTGCTGCAGGTTTGCGGGATGAAAGGGAAGCAGCCAGCCAGCGGGGCTGATGATGCAAGAAACTGCTGTACCAGAGTCACTGAGACCAAGCAAGGGCTTTGGGGAGAAACTCTTGCTTTATCAAGCCAGGTAATTCTTCTGCTATAAACTAGTACCCTTGTATAGTAAGTAAGTGCTTTATCTATTTTCTCTAATGAGCAAGACCTATGTATTCCTGGAGTCATTCCCCACACAAAGTATTTTAGGCCAGTTCATCTACCTATATAGTGAAGTTTAACTTAAATTTTCAAGTACTTCATGCTAGAAAAGGCAGGCCTATGGAGCATGCAgagctgtgttggtttttttgtttggttggttggtttttttatgtttttggtttttttttttaatcccctggCTTCTCACAAAGGGGAAACAGATTTGTGCCCGGCAAAGCTGACTGCTTTCCACTGCCCTGACCCTGAGCACCAGCAACACAGGGGAGGACCCACACCAACCATGTATATAGAGCTGGAGCTTGCAAACTGCCTTAGGGGTGAAGGGTGGTGAGACTAAACCCACATGTTGGTAGCAAACCGTGTCCAGCGCACGCCACATCAGTCTGAAGCCATTCGTATTACTCAACGaggctgagaaaaaaagcaaaatgttcctgTCAGAGACTGCGGTGTAAGTGTTGGATTACAAGACTGGAAgtgaagttacaaaaaaaaaaaaaatccccaacaatcTCGTTGTCAAAAACATACCTGAAATGGTTCTCTGATCCTCACCTTGATGATGACCCcgtctcttcccctcctcccccagcacctTTGAGCCCTTTCTGAGGGGGAAACGGCTTCAGCAAATACTTTGCTCTTCGTTGAACATTAACTCACAGAACCAGCTTCCCTGATTAACCTTCTGATTACACCCTGTGATTAACTCTGGCCACTGCTAATGGAGAGGCTGGCAGCCTTCACTTTCGTAACCCGGGGATTTTGTGCGCCTTGTTCTGTGTGTTGGGGAATAGGGTAACATTTGGCTAAGCTTACTGAAGATAGAAAAACAGCTTTGGACATAAATGCCTTGTCTTTGacttaatacaaataataatgctAACACAAGGTGAGCACAAAGCGCTTGGTGGCTGTGTAATTTTGTCGTGCGGGACCACGTAACCGGGGTCCGTAACCCACGTCAAAAGCGAGGTGAGGTGCTGGTGTcctgcctgcaggctgctcaggTTAGATCGGCAGTTTCTACTACGCCCAGGAAAAGAGCTGGATGTTTGGCCTCAAGGAGAACTGAGGCATATTTGCATCTATCATTCCTCTTCAAAATGCCaagttatttgtatttcttcGTGGTGAAGCATAAGGTGCTTGTGGCTAAGGTGCAGCACCCACCTGTGCAGGGTGCTTTGGTGCAGAACAAGCCCTGGGCTCAGGTGGAACCtgcaatttctatttttttcttgcattattcTGCAGGCACTGTGCTGAGGTGTAACCGCTGCTACACGCACCCCTCGACAGTGAATGCCACCCTGTCATGTGTAACCATACCTCCCTCCAGCCGCCACGGGCTTTTGCCCACCCCAAAGGGGAAATCTTGCGGTGCTGGGAAGGAACAGGGAAGTCCGCTCGGCTCCTGGGATCTTGCCAACGAGGAAAAGTCTGTGGGCAACAAATGACGAGGCCGTTTCTACTGGAGGTGGTGGGGATGTGTGTTTGCATAATAAACAGAAATCCATCTGACTTCCATCAGCAAAAGCTGGGGGTGACGGTGACGCAAACCACAAAAAGTCCCTGGAGATATGGGCAGGCTCTGGGAAGGCACCGTAACTAGCATGTGGAACGGCCTACTAAATATAGCACTGGAAGCTGCAATCAGGAATATATTTTCTGCAATGCTAACCAATTAGAGGGAGTGACATTAAATTGGCATTCGGTTTCCACCAATTTCCATGTTGCAGCTGCTTCTTTTCTAGAAACTCCCCTTTTGTAGAAAGAACTGTTGAAATTGTGTGCCTGTAAGTGATCGTAAGTGCTGGTATTGAGATGGCGATGCTGCGATTGCACCACTGGAAAGCCTGTCAAAAGAAATATGGCCATCGAGGGCTTTATAGATGCTGCTGAATCAAttacatacatttttatttagaagtaGCATAGAGCATACTTCTCTTTTATACACTCATACTTCAATATAGGCTGTTAAGGCTATTTCACAGCCAAAGGAGTACCTGCCACACTGGCAGAGGTCTGCCTGTCACTAAACGCCACTGGTCGACCGCTTTCCAAACTGGCCGGGAGGAAGGGGCCGGGTCCTCTGCTTGTGCCTCAGAGCTGTTCCAGGAGGACCTGACCTGCATCAGCCATGGTTGCATCTGCCCCGCAGGACAGCGGCGGATTTCCCACCCTCATCTCAGGAGTTATCCTTCCGAGCCGACGGAAACAGTGCCGCATTCCAAAAAGGACTAGGGACGTGTACCCTCTGCGTGCTTGCAATAAAAGCTAATTGCTCGGTTCAATCAGCAGTAGAACACCGTTGAATTATACTCAGTCTGTACCGTCTCATATTGTAATGACTGGTTACAGAATAGTATTTCTGGATGGGACCGTAGCTTCTACCCAGAAACAATGCAACTGCTGAGCCGTGCATTTTAGCAACAACCTACTTCTAGCAAGTTTCTCCTTTCAAAGGCAAAATCTGTTTTAGACTGAAGGAGAATTAAAACCACACTGCTTTTAGCTATTAGCAATCACAATAACCTCTCAGGGAGTCTTACTTTCTTTTAATGTACAGGAACAGCAGTTTATGTTAATCaaggagaaaaaccccaacatttcatCACAGACTGTTTGGAGTTATGCCAGAAGCATCTGAGGATGAGGATAGTCATGCTCGGTGCTTTGATGCTTGCTGACAGGCACTATACCAGAGAAAAAGGCACAGCATCACTTTTTGAATTACAATGTTTGAATTACTTTAATATAGTATATACACTATACCTTCAAATGGACATCTGCAATGACACCAACTGTGTTTTGGTTGGCGTAGGCAAACATGAAGGTATTTAGAGCCAAAGCCAGAAAGAATTTGGCTACCATGGTGTATAGTCAAACTTCCAGTTGCCAGAATAGGACCTGCAGCCCGGAGTTAAGCTGCTGGCCTGAGCACCAAGGGATGGGGGCCAATTCTGCCGGCAGAAGCCAGGCAGCAGAAGAAGCGATGTATGACCAGAGGAGGGCCGCGGAGGGAGGCCGGTGGCTAGGGCTGCTCTCTTGATCATCCGAGTACCTTTCTTTATAATCTCAGCCGTTAATAATCTTAAAAGTCAGTAACGGAGGCACTTGCTAAGCACTTTATGTACAAAGTGTGCCAGAGTCCACTAGGACTTCCTCGATATGCAGCTTCGGGTATTTTTCTCTTCAAGATTACAACAAAAGATGTAAAACATCTTCAAATATAAACTCTTCGACATTTGAAGATGTTTACTCCTAGgaattttacaaataatttaataGAAACGAACTGTCCCTCTCTGCAGCTCCCCAGGAGACTATGAAGTTGGACAGGGTTTGCTAACTTGGATATGCCAGAATTAACTGCATACCATAATGCTAATTTTTGACGATGTAGCTGTAGCAAGCTGTTTTGGAACCAAGAGCATTTTACGCGCATGTGTGATGAGCACCGACTCAGAGGACTGCCTAGCATTTTGTCTGTACGGTGCTTTCATCAGGTGAAGGTCTTCATTTAGGTATTGGAGTCCCTTTACTAGTGTTATGAAAAAGACTTCagtctctagaaaaaaaaaaatctagaacaaTTTAATTCCCTCTTCTCTTGGGAACGGGAAAGGCACCTTATATGCTGCAATAAGATAAATCTTATCCGAACTCATTCCTGGAGTTACATGCCTCATGGTGGGCATGACTTATCCTACTATTCACAGCACTTTCTCAGGATGGGCACTTACTTTCTAAGCCCTGTTCAAATGAACGTGCTGTGTCAACCTACATTGTGGAATAAGTAATCTACCACTTCACGCTCAAGGCCTGCGGGCAAGATAATCACTCAACAGACACCTCTAAGCCTACCTGAAAGTGAATCACAAAGTACACATGGGAATTTTATGTACCTCAGGAGTTGACGgcagttgactggaagctgtagtTCCTTGGTCGAGAGGACCAAGAGGTCCTCTAGAGAATCTCCAACAGAGGACCTTGGTCTAGATCTGCAATCAATTTTAGCAGAATGGGCCCcccaaaaagcattttttaaaactttcagtcTCCAAAGTTGAAATAGAAAAACCTGAACTGAATTCAGAGTATCTAAGTTACTCTGCAAGAGGAGCTACTGCAACTCCAGTTCCTACCACACTCCAGCATTACACTTCAGCACTAGAACTAATTGTACGTACTCTCTACAGAACCCGCATTTTGACAAAGATACCTGAATGGCACTGGCAAGGCTTTGTGTCATAAACTTCACCTGCTCCCATCCTTCCCAAGAGCAAGAGGGAAAGCACTCTGAAGCTCAGTAATGAAGTGGGTCCCTCATCATCCTTCACCCATTATTGTATCATCCAGATAACTCGATGGGTGATGGGGGGGAGAAATTGAGATAGCAGTTGGCAAGGGGAAATACTCCACAaccagtttcttttaaaaattaatcgtATTTAATATTTGAATTGCCTAAGGCTAGCACTGCTAGACAAATTGCATGATGAATTCTAGTGGAATAAAACATGACTTAAGTacaaaagctggaggaaaaaatgcTCACGCTTTCCAGAGGCAATGAGGTATTTTACCTCTACAAAGTCTGAATGTCCAAAACCACCTGCAGATCTTCCTCTTTACACTGTCATCTTTGCTGAACGTTGGgcatttctgtgtgtgtttttcaaAAGGCCAAGGAAAAGTGCTTAACCATCTTTAAAGATGAAGAACTTCTTACATCCATCTTGCCACATTTTTTTGACTAGTAGCTTTAGAACGTTTGACCACTTTTTCAAGCCATTCTGATATATGGTGGCGGTTTGGATGCGTCTTCCTCTGCATCTAAGTCCTGGGCTGGAAACCGATCTGGGGAGTTAAAAATTCTGCCCCCACGACCTGagtggggaaggaaagaggaaagcattAAACCTGGGGTAGACACTTGCACAGAATCCTGAGTTCCTTTTGGCTCAGAGTATTGTGATTATCAGGATTTTGGCCTGGGATGTAAAGCTTATTCAGGATGTTCCTTCCACGTCCCTGGTGAATATCCAAATACATGGAGGGAAAGAGTTACTCACTTTGAACAGCGCAAACCATTTCCACAGCCTGATCTTGGTCCTCACTAGGTTGCAACCATTCCTATGAATGAAACAATGCCATCAAAACACTCATCTGTGGGTTTGTTCAATAAGATAGACTTGAACTCATTTTAAAAGTCTGTGTAGTCCACACCTCCTAACAAGTTTTAGTTTGAAAGTTTAAAGCAGCCTCCCATTACACACTTGGTATCTTTAGTCAAGAACAGCTGCCTTGTAACCCGTACCCATTAATTCCTTACCAAATGATATGGTCGGATGTACATGTTTAGTATAACATCAGAATTACTCTAGTAAAAGGAGCTGATATTTACTGAGCTCacctagcagacacaagcagtgtgTGTCTCATCACTCGAAGTACAGTCCTCATAAATTAGCACTAAAATGTGGTGAGTTGTCTCCCCTACACTTCACACACGGTACAGgggatatttttattattgaatgTGTAGTTCTAGGGATAAGGCATCTAGGTGTGTAAGTACCAGTAAGTATTGGAAATGCTGTACCAGCAGCAGTTGTTGGTTTAAGGGCAAGAGAAGGAGGAACAGTTTTTGAGGAGAGCAGGAATTCATAGGAGATGGGACCACAGTAGTTTCAGCACTAATGGTTTGGAAAATTGAGTTAACTTATGCTAGTTCTTACACAAGACTGTAAATAAGAGGGAGgtagtaaaaggaaaaatactaaaaGCATAAACCACTTCTAACATCCACTTAATTTCTTAGAATTAGCCCTGGATGACTGAGGTAGACCTGAGGCTAGGTTTAtagaagaaaaacacatcttctccccagtttcttcccctcccacccacagTCAGTACAAATAAATGGGTGCCTTGGACTCCTCACTCACCATCCCAGTTACGCTGTCGTAGCATGAGCAGCGTGGAAGACTCCGGCATCCCAAGTAAGCCATCACCAGCACAACAAAAGCACTGCAGATAGATGCGGCTAGCATGGCTACGTTAGCACCTTTGACTACTTTATTAAGTACGAacttctgcaagcagaaaaggaaatgttaaagCCACATTGAAAAAGTGAAGTTCTCCAccaaaaaaatattctaatgacTGCAAGAACGCTGCGATTGCATCGTAGGCGATTGATTCAGAGTCAGTGTTATTTAAGGCTTTTCTTCCTGTGCTCTGAAGAGCAAGCCAAGCGTGAGCCTCAAATACAAAAAGAGCAAGCAGGAAGAGAAGGCTTCTGGTTAAACAGAAGATGCTATGCAATGGCGTCAGGTTTGGAAATAGCTTTAACAATGAGTAGAAACCCAAGGAACGGCTGCTCCTCTTCACCCCGAATATGAGAAATGTCTTCTTGCTATACTGCACCTTAGCAGCCTGACAATTCGATTTGTCCTGCAATAAACTAATGAACAGCTTCATCCACCTGGGATGTCTTCATCCCCACAGGGAGCCAGCGTTTGTACCAGGTCTGAGGTACAAAAGGGCTAACTCATTCCTTCTTTTCAGCTTTACTGTGGAGGGTACACTTGAAATAATACCCAGTTTTAACCAGCTGACCCATAACTGCTGGAACTTTATCACCTGAGGTGCATGCTGGAAAGGACTTGAGCTACAAAATGCCTATCTAGCCGTGCGAGGGTTTTGTGGTTTCCAATACCTAGCTTGATGCTTAACTGTAGATTTatacaattctttttttaaaacaagtgcCTTGCTGCAGGTACCGCTTCAAACTCTAGTTTAGGCACCCTGAAAGTCTGGTTCTGCTTCCAAGTCATGCCTAGTAATGTTTGCAGGTTAAGACAGTCGTGTTGCCCAGTAATAAGCATAGTATCGATACTTACTGTATGGATAACATGGACCGGGGCAGAGCTCAGCTCCTCCTCTTCACCATAGTTCAGTGTGAAGGCGCTATAAACTACTACAATGAGGATGGCAACACAAGAGATTATGGAAGCAACTATCAGCACGTTCACCTAGacagagaaattaaagcaaaaaaagaaagggagcaggaattaaaaatatcCTCTGACAAATCAGTGCAACTAACACAGACAATATGTACTAACAAGCATTGTAGGTACTAGCCTTTGACCTCCCGTAACACTAAGTACCCGGTAGCAACAGTCACTCAGAAGCCAAACACAATGCAGTAAAGGTTTCCACGATACCGAATTTCTAAGCTACAACTGAGTCCCAAATCTTAAGCATGGGTGCTAGGTGGACCCAAAGACATCGTTCTTAGAGGTCTCTTATAAAAAATATCCCCCCTCCTTGGAGTTTACACGGCTGGAAAGACCTGCCGATGAAATGCAAGTCAATTAACTTGTTTCCTATTGTAGTGTACACAATTCTTAATAACAGGAAGGAACACCAAAAGAAATGCATCCAAAAGCAAGCGTTttcacagatttttcctttttattagagCCAGCACTtgtctgctgcagcagaaagcGAGGTAATGCTGCACCCTCCTTTTGCTTAGGAATGTAGCAGCTTTTATGAAGATAACTCAAGAAAACAAGCTCTCAATCCTTCAGAAGGACCAGCCAGCTCATTCCCTAGCAAAACCGTTTTCAATTGCCCGGACAACATTTtggcccccctcccctcccctggctTACAAGAACTGGATTCTTCCTCtgagaggaaaacaaagccaGGACGCCTGGGACTCCCATCACCTGCAGAGCACAAAAGGAGTTGGTAACTGGGAGACAACTATCGGATTCGGATGATAAACTACTACAGAGCAAATGAAAGGCCCGGAGTAACCGTTAGgtctgaaatggaaagagaattgctggtttcttctgttttcctctgcagcATCTCCTGGGGGCAGGACACTGCGTGAAATGCATCTTGCCCACTCGCCACCCCCACGGCAGCAATCCTCTGACTGCCTTTATGGCTCTGGCCAAATAATAAAACTGATTCAAGTCCTAAAAATGCGCACTGCTTTCCCAAGTCCTTATGCATCTCCTAGATGGAAGAAAGATCTCTTGAAAGGAGAGGAGCAGCCTCTGGATGGAAGATTGCTCTCCAGTACAACTCCCTCGTGGCACGGCTCGCCTGGGTACGAACAGTAACATCAGGGTACGGAACGCCCGGGAGCAAGGATGCTCGCTGCCCGCTCCTCGTTGCGGTGCAGAGGATTACCGGCACTGTGGGATGCAGATTGTCACCCAGATGTTCATCCACCTGACGTGAGGATGGTGTGTTCCCCTCCTAATCTCTGGTGGCCTCTCTGTGGTCACCATGCTTCTGCAAAGAGCCCTGCTGATTGCCACTACGCCCCATTTTCTACGTGATCCAGCAGAAACGTATTTCATTTAGCTCCTTCAGAGGGAAGTCTGCTTGCACTCTCCTGGCTATACCGTGATAAGGAAACTTTTATTATCTGGGTTCAAAGCAGGAAACCAGGGAAGAGCTGACAAGAAGTCCTggcttccctcccacccccaagcTGAGTACTAGTAGGTAGCcagcagggggggaaaaagaaaaccacaaaacaccacaaaacaaagcatAGACAATACAGTGCGACTTTACCATCCCAGCCCAAATTGGAGCTCTGGTTTTGCCCAGCTGAGACTCCGTTCTGAAAATGCCATCTATGAACCCGCTGACGACGCACACCGTGCTGAAGGCTATCTGGAACAGACCCAGCACGACCATGTTCCTCTGGTTAAAGATGAAATATCGATAGCGATCCATTCTGCTTTGATTCACCCATAAAGCCCCGCACGCGGAGACCGGAAAGCCGCGCCGTGGCCCTCCAGCGATGGGGAAGAACAGCTTGTCCTAAGGCAGGAGAAAGAACGGACAGGAGCATCAGCGCTCGGCCAACACCGGCTGGTGCGCCGGGACCCCGCGGTACGGCGGGACCCCCCCCAGTTCACCGGGAGTACAGAGTTCGATCGGCACCAGCGAAAGGTGAGCCGTCTTTTGAGAAATCCCTCATGCCGCTGCGAGGCAGGTGCCCGGGACACCATTTCTGGTGTTTTTGGACAGACACCGGTTTTGGACAGGCACCGTTACTGGTGTTTCTGGACAGAGATGCCCGACCTTACCCCGCTGCCAACCTTTTGTCCCCTTCGGTGTTTCTGCTGCCCAGAAAGGCGCGGGGGTTCCcttgggttttcttcctttttccctcgCCAAACGCGCTTCCCCGCCGCCGGTTGCTACGACCGGGCGGGCCCAGCTCGGAGGCACCGAGGTCACCGGCCCGGGCCTCCCCGGTgtcgtgtgtcgtccccccccccccccccccctcccctccccgctcccgccGGCGGGGCCCACGAagcgccgcgcccgcccgggCTGCGGCTGGAGCCCCCGCCGGCTCCTCACCTGCGGTGGGACGGGACGAGAACGGGAACAGGaacgggaccgggaccgggacggggCGGCGGCACCTCACCGGCGCTgctccgcggcggcgggcggagccgAGCCCGGCAGAGGGGCAGGTATGGGGAAAGCTCCGGCTCCGCCTCcgggacaattaaaaaaaaaaaataaa harbors:
- the LOC126044804 gene encoding uncharacterized protein LOC126044804, which gives rise to MDRYRYFIFNQRNMVVLGLFQIAFSTVCVVSGFIDGIFRTESQLGKTRAPIWAGMVMGVPGVLALFSSQRKNPVLVNVLIVASIISCVAILIVVVYSAFTLNYGEEEELSSAPVHVIHTKFVLNKVVKGANVAMLAASICSAFVVLVMAYLGCRSLPRCSCYDSVTGMEWLQPSEDQDQAVEMVCAVQSRGGRIFNSPDRFPAQDLDAEEDASKPPPYIRMA